Within Agarivorans litoreus, the genomic segment CTACCCACTTATTCAGGCTATTTTGCTCATTCTTGTTACTGCGGTACTTACTGCTAACTTCATTGCCGACCTGTTGTATGTCTGGCTTGATCCCCGTATTTCGAAGTAGGTTTTACTATGGAACATCATCACAACTCAGCTAAGTGGCGCCAAATATTAGCCAAATGTTTAGCCTTTTTTCATGGTAATCCACCGGCAATTATTGGCGGATTACTAGCCACCATTATTTTGTGCGGTGCGTTATTTGCCCCCGTATTTGCTACGCATGACCCGCAAAAGCGGGTATCAAGACCCCACCAAGCACCTAGCGCCGAATATATTATGGGCACCACCCGTAATGGTCGCGACGTATTTAGCCAAGTGCTTTATGGCGCGCGCAAGTCACTCACTGTTGCCATCACTGCCGGAATTATTGCCATGAGCATTGCGGTAGCCGTTGGCGTTAGTTCTGGTTACTTTGGTGGCAAAATTGATGAATGGTTAAACTTCATCACCAACGTATTTTTGGTTTTTCCGCAACTGCCGCTATTGATTGTATTAGCCGCCTTTCTTGGGCAAGTGGGCTCCTTAGTGATAACCGTGCTGCTGGGGGTCACCTCCTGGCCATGGGGCGCTAGGGTTATCAGAGCCCAAACCATGGCAATACGAAACAAAGAGTTCATCATCTCGGCCGAGGTAATGGGCGAGTCCAAGCTGCGCATCATCTTAGTAGAAATTCTTCCTAACTTAGTTTCTATCGTATTTGGTGGCTTTTTGGGTACCGTCATTTACGCCATGGGTTCTGAAGCAGGCTTAGGCATATTAGGTTTAGGCGACGCCACCGAAGTTAGCTGGGGCTCCATGCTCTACTGGGCGCAGGTTTCTTCTTCTCTCTACACCGGCGCATGGTGGGAGATGTTAGTACCGGCTTTAGCACTGGCCTTTACCGGCGGCGCACTAGCGCTAATTAACATGTCGATTGACCAAGTAAGTAATCCAAAACTTAAAACTGGTCCGCACCTAAAAGTATGGAAAAAACTGCAAAAAGCAGCCAATCAACGTCGAGGTTTAGCATGAGCCAAGCATTATTAGAGATTAACAACCTAAGTGTTGATTATGTTTCACCCAATGGCATTGCTCGCGCGGTAAACAATGTAAGCCTAAGCATTGCCCCAGGCGAAACCCTTGGCCTAGCTGGCGAATCAGGTTGTGGTAAAAGCACCTTGGCCTTCGCCATCTCGCGTTTGCATAAAGCACCCGCGCTGATCCCTGAAGGAGAGATCCTTTACAAAGGCCAAG encodes:
- a CDS encoding ABC transporter permease, whose translation is MEHHHNSAKWRQILAKCLAFFHGNPPAIIGGLLATIILCGALFAPVFATHDPQKRVSRPHQAPSAEYIMGTTRNGRDVFSQVLYGARKSLTVAITAGIIAMSIAVAVGVSSGYFGGKIDEWLNFITNVFLVFPQLPLLIVLAAFLGQVGSLVITVLLGVTSWPWGARVIRAQTMAIRNKEFIISAEVMGESKLRIILVEILPNLVSIVFGGFLGTVIYAMGSEAGLGILGLGDATEVSWGSMLYWAQVSSSLYTGAWWEMLVPALALAFTGGALALINMSIDQVSNPKLKTGPHLKVWKKLQKAANQRRGLA